The following proteins are encoded in a genomic region of Micromonospora olivasterospora:
- the pepN gene encoding aminopeptidase N encodes MRNLTQVEATERARLLEVTGYDISLDLSTAVLAAGGRTFRSVTEVRFRCAEPGATTFIEAAADSVRSATLNGAPVDVSGWSAEKGLTLTDLAAENVLVVDADFAYSNSGQGLHRTVDPVDGETYLYSQFETADAQRVYACFDQPDLKSVYTWHATVPEHWRVVSNMPVEREEPAGEALKTLHFRESARMSTYITALCAGPYHEVRDSHDGIDLGVYCRASMARYLDSDDLFRITKQGFDFFHEQFGVRYPLPKYDQLWVPDFNAGAMENFGCVTHAESHYIFRSQVTDFEYEQRANTILHELAHMWFGDLVTMRWWNDLWLNESFAEWASHWCNANATRFTDAWTTFLSIRKNWGYRQDQLSSTHPVYCEMPDLEAVEVNFDGITYAKGASVLKQLVAYVGEEPFLAGLRAYFGKHAWGNATFDDLLSELEAASGRELRKFAAQWLETAQVNTLRPEVTIGADGGYERVVVRQEAPAGHPTLRTHRVGVGLYDLTDGRLVRRERIEADVTGELTELTALHGVPAADVLLLNDDDLTYTKLRLDERSMATVVQHIAGFESSLARALCWTAAWDMVRDAELAARDYVALVLAGLPAETDINLVTATLRQQVPIALNLYVDPAWRPTGWAAVARTARVTLAVAEPGGGLQLAWARAYVSSARSAEDLAAIRGWLDGVEVPVGLTIDTELRWAIVHALVANGAAGPAEIEAELAADRTASGEREAAFAHALVATPENKAAVWAQLTGPEALPNWRNRALLQGFGPSMQAELVAPYRERYFAVVDQVWAQRDSEPAQEFVQLAYPTQQVSEETVAMTDAWLAAEGHPAPLRRLVAEGRDGVVRALRARARDAQSA; translated from the coding sequence GTGCGCAACCTGACCCAGGTCGAGGCCACCGAGCGGGCCCGCCTGCTTGAGGTGACCGGGTACGACATCAGTCTGGACCTGTCGACCGCCGTCCTGGCGGCCGGTGGTCGCACGTTCCGGTCGGTGACCGAGGTCCGGTTCCGCTGCGCCGAGCCGGGTGCGACGACCTTCATCGAGGCGGCCGCCGATTCGGTGCGCTCGGCGACGCTCAACGGCGCCCCGGTGGACGTGTCCGGCTGGTCGGCCGAGAAGGGTCTGACCCTGACGGACCTGGCCGCCGAGAACGTCCTCGTCGTGGACGCCGACTTCGCGTACTCCAACAGCGGGCAGGGGCTGCACCGCACCGTCGACCCGGTCGACGGGGAGACCTACCTCTACAGCCAGTTCGAGACGGCGGACGCGCAGCGGGTGTATGCCTGCTTCGACCAGCCCGACCTGAAGAGCGTCTACACCTGGCACGCCACCGTCCCCGAGCACTGGCGGGTGGTGTCCAACATGCCGGTCGAGCGCGAGGAGCCGGCCGGCGAGGCGCTCAAGACGCTGCACTTCCGCGAGTCGGCGCGGATGAGCACGTACATCACGGCGCTCTGCGCCGGCCCGTACCACGAGGTGCGGGACAGCCACGACGGCATCGACCTCGGGGTGTACTGCCGGGCCTCGATGGCACGGTACCTGGACTCCGACGACCTGTTCCGCATCACCAAGCAGGGCTTCGACTTCTTCCACGAGCAGTTCGGGGTGCGCTACCCGCTGCCCAAGTACGACCAGCTCTGGGTACCGGACTTCAACGCCGGCGCGATGGAGAACTTCGGCTGCGTCACGCACGCCGAGTCGCACTACATCTTCCGCTCGCAGGTCACCGACTTCGAGTACGAGCAGCGCGCCAACACGATCCTGCACGAGCTGGCCCACATGTGGTTCGGCGACCTGGTCACCATGCGCTGGTGGAACGACCTGTGGCTCAACGAGTCGTTCGCCGAGTGGGCCAGCCACTGGTGCAACGCCAACGCCACCCGGTTCACCGACGCCTGGACGACCTTCCTGTCCATCCGCAAGAACTGGGGCTACCGGCAGGACCAGCTCTCCTCCACCCACCCGGTCTACTGCGAGATGCCGGACCTGGAGGCGGTCGAGGTCAACTTCGACGGCATCACGTACGCCAAGGGCGCGAGCGTGCTCAAGCAGCTCGTCGCGTACGTGGGCGAGGAGCCGTTCCTGGCCGGGCTGCGGGCGTACTTCGGCAAGCACGCGTGGGGCAACGCCACGTTCGACGACCTGCTGTCCGAGCTGGAGGCCGCCTCCGGGCGGGAGCTGCGCAAGTTCGCCGCCCAGTGGCTGGAGACCGCCCAGGTCAACACGCTGCGCCCCGAGGTGACGATCGGCGCCGACGGCGGCTACGAGCGGGTGGTGGTCCGCCAGGAGGCGCCGGCCGGGCACCCGACGCTGCGCACCCACCGCGTCGGGGTGGGCCTGTACGACCTGACCGACGGCCGGCTGGTCCGCCGGGAGCGGATCGAGGCGGACGTGACCGGCGAGCTCACGGAGCTGACCGCCCTGCACGGCGTGCCCGCGGCGGACGTGCTGCTGCTCAACGACGACGACCTGACGTACACCAAGCTGCGGCTGGACGAGCGGTCGATGGCCACGGTGGTGCAGCACATCGCCGGCTTCGAGTCGTCGCTGGCCCGCGCGCTGTGCTGGACGGCCGCGTGGGACATGGTCCGCGACGCCGAGCTGGCGGCCCGGGACTACGTGGCGCTGGTGCTGGCCGGGCTGCCCGCCGAGACCGACATCAACCTGGTCACCGCCACCCTGCGGCAGCAGGTGCCCATCGCCCTCAACCTGTACGTCGACCCGGCCTGGCGGCCGACCGGCTGGGCCGCGGTGGCGCGTACGGCCAGGGTCACCCTCGCCGTTGCCGAGCCGGGCGGCGGGCTCCAGCTGGCGTGGGCCCGGGCGTACGTGTCGTCGGCCCGCTCGGCGGAGGACCTGGCCGCGATCCGGGGCTGGCTGGACGGCGTCGAGGTGCCGGTCGGGTTGACCATCGACACCGAGCTGCGCTGGGCGATCGTCCACGCGCTGGTGGCGAACGGGGCCGCCGGCCCGGCCGAGATCGAGGCCGAGCTGGCCGCCGACCGTACGGCCAGCGGCGAGCGGGAGGCCGCGTTCGCCCACGCGCTGGTGGCGACGCCGGAGAACAAGGCCGCCGTGTGGGCGCAGCTCACCGGCCCCGAGGCGCTGCCGAACTGGCGTAACCGGGCGCTGCTGCAGGGCTTCGGCCCCTCGATGCAGGCCGAGCTGGTCGCCCCGTACCGGGAGCGGTACTTCGCCGTGGTGGACCAGGTGTGGGCGCAGCGGGACAGCGAGCCGGCGCAGGAGTTCGTGCAGCTGGCGTACCCGACGCAGCAGGTCTCGGAGGAGACCGTCGCGATGACCGACGCCTGGCTGGCCGCCGAGGGCCACCCGGCGCCGCTGCGCCGGCTCGTCGCCGAGGGCCGCGACGGCGTCGTCCGCGCGCTCAGGGCCCGCGCGAGGGACGCCCAGAGCGCCTGA
- a CDS encoding DUF5130 family protein: MTVGEKQAGPVNPPEVLDGPFSTRQLLRIDEALRLADQGTGLVFSVYVGGLDEPIREHAQRLHRQLAEPDRSVLIAVSPNQRQLEIVTGRHARKRIPDTYARLAALSMVAAFGGGDLAGGIINGLDQLASHAGKG; the protein is encoded by the coding sequence GTGACCGTTGGTGAGAAGCAGGCCGGGCCGGTCAACCCGCCCGAGGTGCTCGACGGGCCGTTCTCGACCCGTCAGCTGCTGCGCATCGACGAGGCGCTCCGCCTGGCCGACCAGGGGACGGGGCTGGTCTTCTCGGTCTACGTGGGCGGCCTCGACGAGCCGATCCGCGAGCACGCCCAGCGGCTGCACCGCCAGCTCGCCGAGCCCGACCGGTCGGTGCTGATCGCCGTGTCACCCAACCAGCGTCAGCTGGAGATCGTCACCGGGCGGCACGCCCGCAAGCGCATCCCGGACACGTACGCCCGGCTGGCGGCGCTGTCCATGGTGGCCGCCTTCGGTGGCGGCGACCTGGCCGGCGGCATCATCAACGGCCTCGACCAGCTCGCCAGCCACGCCGGTAAGGGCTGA
- a CDS encoding amidase — protein sequence MGELHDLTALEQGAAIARGELSSVELVAHHLARVGALADTVGAFVTVTPELALDAAQAADAAPAEARGPLHGVPTAIKDLTLTAGVRTTFGSAAFADLVPPLDADVVRLMRAAGLVSLGKTTTSELGCSLYSEGLVAPPARNPWDLAYTAGGSSGGAAAAVAAGLVPVAQGSDGGGSLRIPASLCGLVGYKPSRGTVSGGPLGFGAFGLPVNGPLGRTVADVAALLDVMAVPVPGEPYLPRAAPDGGYLAAAREAAPRRLRVGRFTAPMLADEPVHPDCVAAVDRAAALLTAAGHEVVEVPAPLGPETWPLFEVVWYVLALTPVAPERESRLLPLTRFLRSRGAALSAGALMGTLGELQAQVRLGARRTAGCDLLLCPTLAAPQAPVGWFTADGDPERDFDRQRRFSPYCAVFNLTGQPSVSLPLGRTAEGLPVGALLTGSYGDDATLIAVAAQLEHVSDGWDRHPAIWRAVGSANVNTSGVGRPAS from the coding sequence ATGGGTGAGCTGCACGACCTGACCGCGCTGGAGCAGGGCGCCGCGATCGCGCGCGGCGAACTGTCCAGCGTGGAACTGGTCGCGCACCACCTCGCCCGGGTCGGCGCGCTCGCCGACACCGTCGGCGCGTTCGTCACGGTCACCCCCGAACTGGCCCTCGACGCGGCGCAGGCCGCCGACGCCGCGCCCGCCGAGGCGCGCGGCCCGCTGCACGGCGTACCCACCGCGATCAAGGACCTGACCCTCACCGCGGGCGTGCGCACCACCTTCGGGTCGGCCGCCTTCGCCGACCTGGTGCCCCCGCTCGACGCCGACGTCGTCCGGCTGATGCGCGCCGCCGGGCTGGTCAGCCTCGGTAAGACCACCACCTCGGAGCTGGGCTGCTCGCTGTACTCCGAGGGGCTGGTCGCGCCGCCGGCGCGCAATCCGTGGGACCTCGCGTACACGGCGGGCGGGTCCAGCGGCGGGGCGGCGGCCGCGGTGGCGGCGGGCCTGGTGCCGGTCGCCCAGGGCTCCGACGGCGGCGGGTCGCTGCGCATCCCCGCGTCCCTGTGCGGGCTGGTCGGCTACAAGCCCAGCCGGGGCACGGTCTCGGGCGGCCCGCTCGGCTTCGGCGCGTTCGGCCTGCCGGTCAACGGGCCGCTGGGCCGTACCGTCGCCGACGTCGCCGCGCTGCTGGACGTCATGGCGGTGCCCGTGCCCGGCGAGCCCTACCTGCCGCGGGCCGCACCCGACGGCGGCTACCTGGCCGCGGCGCGCGAGGCGGCGCCCCGCCGGCTGCGGGTCGGCCGGTTCACCGCCCCGATGCTCGCCGACGAGCCGGTCCACCCCGACTGCGTGGCCGCCGTCGACCGGGCCGCCGCGCTGCTCACCGCGGCCGGCCACGAGGTGGTCGAGGTGCCCGCGCCGCTCGGCCCCGAGACGTGGCCGCTGTTCGAGGTCGTCTGGTATGTCCTGGCGCTCACCCCGGTCGCGCCCGAGCGGGAGAGCAGGCTGCTGCCGCTGACCCGGTTCCTGCGGTCGCGGGGGGCGGCGCTCTCCGCGGGCGCGCTGATGGGCACGCTGGGCGAGCTCCAGGCGCAGGTACGCCTCGGCGCCCGCCGCACCGCCGGCTGCGACCTGCTGCTCTGCCCGACCCTCGCCGCGCCGCAGGCGCCCGTCGGCTGGTTCACCGCCGACGGCGACCCGGAGCGCGACTTCGACCGGCAGCGGCGGTTCTCGCCGTACTGCGCGGTGTTCAACCTGACCGGGCAGCCGTCCGTTTCCCTGCCGCTCGGGCGTACCGCCGAGGGACTGCCCGTCGGTGCCCTGCTGACCGGTTCCTACGGCGACGACGCCACGCTGATCGCCGTCGCCGCGCAGCTTGAGCACGTGAGTGACGGGTGGGATCGCCACCCCGCAATCTGGCGGGCCGTGGGCTCCGCTAACGTGAATACGAGCGGAGTCGGGCGGCCGGCCTCATGA
- a CDS encoding FAD-dependent oxidoreductase, translating into MNSEHDEIAVVGAGLAGCLLACFLARRGHRVALYERRPDPRTGRVERGRSINLALSERGLDALRRIGLDRQVMADALPMRGRMIHPVAGEPQFQSYSAAGDRAINSISRGALNNALLSAADALPGVRPAFDHRLVGLDPATGEMTFETPQGKVTATAPVVLGADGAGSAVRGQLLAYGMLSESLDFLDYGYKELTIPPLGGEFALDPAALHVWPRGTSMMIALPNPDRSFTCTLFWPTHGTASLASLTSPAAIERHFATHYPDLVPLAPNLVDDYQHNPVGVLGTVRCDRWQANGRVGLLGDAAHAIVPFYGQGANCAFEDVVELDRCLDECGDDWVAALPLFQARRQANAEAIARMALANFVEMRDRVASPVFQARRRVEHALERALPGRYVSQYELVSFSTTDLQLALAARGYHRAASPVDLTVAAAAAEYSAVVLHHDRAFDLIEDVGGPRSEWVAPAGTLT; encoded by the coding sequence ATGAACAGCGAACACGACGAGATCGCCGTCGTCGGCGCCGGGTTGGCCGGCTGCCTGCTGGCCTGCTTCCTGGCCCGGCGCGGCCACCGGGTCGCGCTCTACGAGCGGCGACCGGATCCGCGCACCGGGCGGGTCGAGCGGGGCCGCTCGATCAACCTGGCGCTGTCCGAGCGGGGGCTCGACGCGCTGCGCCGCATCGGCCTGGACCGGCAGGTGATGGCGGACGCGCTGCCGATGCGCGGCCGGATGATCCACCCCGTCGCGGGCGAGCCGCAGTTCCAGTCGTACAGCGCCGCGGGGGACCGGGCGATCAACTCGATCAGCCGGGGCGCGCTGAACAACGCCTTGCTCAGCGCGGCCGACGCGCTGCCGGGCGTGCGGCCCGCCTTCGACCACCGGCTGGTCGGCCTCGACCCGGCCACCGGGGAGATGACGTTCGAGACGCCGCAGGGCAAGGTCACGGCCACCGCGCCGGTCGTCCTCGGCGCCGACGGGGCCGGCTCCGCCGTGCGCGGGCAACTGCTCGCGTACGGGATGCTGAGCGAGAGCCTCGACTTCCTCGACTACGGCTACAAGGAGCTGACCATCCCGCCGCTCGGCGGCGAGTTCGCCCTCGACCCGGCGGCGCTGCACGTCTGGCCGCGCGGCACCTCGATGATGATCGCGCTGCCCAACCCGGACCGCTCCTTCACCTGCACCCTGTTCTGGCCCACCCACGGCACGGCCAGCCTCGCCTCGCTGACCAGCCCGGCCGCGATCGAGCGGCACTTCGCCACCCACTACCCGGACCTCGTCCCGCTGGCGCCGAACCTGGTCGACGACTACCAGCACAACCCCGTCGGCGTGCTCGGCACCGTGCGTTGCGACCGGTGGCAGGCGAACGGGCGGGTCGGCCTGCTCGGCGACGCCGCGCACGCCATCGTCCCGTTCTACGGCCAGGGCGCGAACTGCGCGTTCGAGGACGTGGTCGAGCTGGACCGCTGCCTCGACGAGTGCGGCGACGACTGGGTGGCGGCGCTGCCGCTGTTCCAGGCGCGGCGGCAGGCCAACGCGGAGGCGATCGCCCGGATGGCGCTGGCGAACTTCGTGGAGATGCGGGACAGGGTCGCCTCCCCGGTGTTCCAGGCCCGGCGGCGCGTCGAGCACGCGCTGGAACGGGCGCTGCCCGGCCGGTACGTCTCCCAGTACGAGCTGGTCTCCTTCTCCACCACAGATCTGCAACTGGCTCTGGCAGCCCGCGGATACCATCGTGCCGCGAGTCCGGTGGACCTCACAGTGGCCGCAGCCGCCGCCGAATACTCTGCCGTCGTCCTGCATCACGACCGCGCCTTCGATCTCATCGAGGACGTGGGCGGCCCTCGATCCGAGTGGGTGGCGCCGGCTGGCACCCTCACGTAA
- a CDS encoding tryptophan 2,3-dioxygenase, producing the protein MEQTDLRAPTLAAGVRPVTPQQRAARAARNGGKPTLEFAERVPYDAYVRASTLHRLQQPLSDDPGELSFLMVSQIMELYFGLTCHELREAQRCLRADRVWDALAPLRRAALHLEGLNAAWKGLRWMTPADFNRFRNLLGEGSGFQSAMYRHLEFLLGLRDAALVRPFRRQPEVYAELRAALAAPSLWDDVLALLARCGFDLPAEVLARDAAEEHQPHPAVEAAWVAVYADGGGPDNHLRLLGEALTEVAEQFGDWRWNHLKAVQRSMGAKAGSGGSAGLAWLQRSMARVVFPELWSARTAM; encoded by the coding sequence GTGGAGCAGACGGACCTGCGGGCGCCCACGCTGGCCGCGGGGGTGCGTCCGGTCACCCCCCAACAGCGCGCGGCCAGGGCGGCCCGCAACGGCGGCAAGCCGACCCTGGAGTTCGCCGAGCGCGTGCCCTACGACGCGTACGTGCGCGCGAGCACCCTGCACCGGTTGCAGCAGCCGCTCAGTGACGACCCGGGCGAGCTGTCCTTCCTGATGGTCAGCCAGATCATGGAGCTGTACTTCGGGCTGACCTGCCACGAGCTGCGCGAGGCGCAGCGCTGCCTGCGCGCCGACCGGGTGTGGGACGCCCTCGCCCCGCTGCGCCGGGCCGCCCTGCACCTGGAGGGGCTCAACGCGGCCTGGAAGGGGCTGCGCTGGATGACCCCGGCCGACTTCAACCGGTTCCGCAACCTGCTCGGCGAGGGCTCCGGCTTCCAGTCGGCCATGTACCGGCACCTGGAGTTCCTGCTCGGCCTGCGCGACGCGGCCCTGGTCCGGCCGTTCCGCCGGCAGCCCGAGGTGTACGCCGAGCTGCGCGCCGCCCTGGCCGCCCCCAGCCTCTGGGACGACGTGCTGGCCCTGCTGGCCCGGTGCGGCTTCGACCTGCCCGCCGAGGTCCTCGCCCGGGACGCCGCCGAGGAGCACCAGCCGCACCCGGCCGTGGAGGCGGCGTGGGTGGCCGTGTACGCCGACGGTGGCGGCCCGGACAACCACCTGCGCCTGCTCGGCGAGGCGCTGACCGAGGTGGCCGAGCAGTTCGGCGACTGGCGGTGGAACCACCTCAAGGCGGTGCAGCGCAGCATGGGCGCCAAGGCCGGCAGCGGCGGCTCGGCCGGCCTGGCGTGGTTGCAGCGCAGCATGGCCCGGGTGGTCTTCCCGGAGCTGTGGTCGGCCCGGACCGCGATGTGA
- a CDS encoding Lrp/AsnC family transcriptional regulator gives MDDMDWALLRELQADARLSFSELSRRVHLSPPAVAERVRRLEESGVITGYHAHVDLARAGRAVVALIRMSCYGSRCILNDPGVAGWPEIMEIHRITGDACSMLKVAAGSIAEFEGVIDRLAPYGQPSSTMVLSTPLDWHPVTPLRGRSPS, from the coding sequence GTGGACGACATGGACTGGGCGCTGCTGCGCGAACTGCAGGCCGACGCGCGACTGTCGTTCAGCGAACTGTCCCGCCGGGTGCACCTGTCGCCGCCGGCGGTGGCCGAGCGGGTGCGCCGGCTGGAGGAGTCCGGCGTCATCACCGGCTACCACGCGCACGTCGACCTGGCCCGCGCCGGCCGGGCAGTGGTCGCGCTGATCCGGATGTCCTGCTACGGCTCCCGCTGCATCCTCAACGACCCCGGGGTGGCGGGCTGGCCCGAGATCATGGAGATCCACCGCATCACCGGGGACGCGTGCAGCATGCTCAAGGTGGCGGCCGGCTCGATCGCCGAGTTCGAGGGGGTGATCGACCGCCTCGCCCCGTACGGCCAGCCGTCCAGCACGATGGTCCTGTCCACCCCCCTCGACTGGCACCCGGTCACCCCACTGAGAGGAAGGTCCCCCTCCTGA
- a CDS encoding class F sortase has protein sequence MRAAARLAARGCRRFARVAGQSFAASVATAHPAARPVPASATRPGAGARRWRAVGRRGPGAPVLVVAALIVLILAMLGTQRLTGYTVLPDRFVVGLRPPPKKFPVLPASRPTGIAINSIDLDAPVHDVGIAPDGTIGVPDAGRAQEAGWYDQGPTPGQYGPAVIVGHVDTRTGPAVFHELKSLRNGNRIEVRRADGSVAVFEVDSVHRYDKDQLPVDEVFGDFSRPRLRLITCGGRWVGGETGYADNVVVYASLVTARNA, from the coding sequence ATCCGGGCCGCGGCGCGCCTCGCCGCCCGCGGCTGCCGCCGGTTCGCCCGGGTCGCCGGCCAGTCCTTCGCGGCGAGCGTCGCCACGGCCCACCCCGCCGCCCGGCCCGTACCGGCGAGCGCCACGCGGCCCGGAGCGGGCGCGAGGCGGTGGCGGGCGGTCGGCCGCCGTGGTCCGGGCGCACCCGTGCTCGTCGTCGCCGCCCTGATCGTGCTGATCCTGGCGATGCTGGGCACGCAGCGGCTGACCGGCTACACCGTGCTGCCGGACCGGTTCGTGGTCGGGCTGCGACCGCCGCCGAAGAAGTTCCCGGTGCTGCCGGCCAGCCGGCCGACCGGCATCGCGATCAACTCGATCGACCTCGACGCCCCCGTACACGACGTCGGCATCGCGCCCGACGGCACGATCGGGGTGCCGGACGCCGGCCGGGCCCAGGAGGCCGGCTGGTACGACCAGGGCCCCACCCCCGGGCAGTACGGCCCGGCGGTGATCGTCGGGCACGTCGACACCCGGACCGGGCCGGCGGTCTTCCACGAGCTGAAGAGCCTGCGCAACGGCAACCGGATCGAGGTCCGCCGGGCGGACGGCTCGGTGGCCGTCTTCGAGGTGGACTCGGTGCACCGGTACGACAAGGACCAGTTGCCGGTGGACGAGGTGTTCGGCGACTTCAGCCGGCCGCGCCTGCGCCTGATCACCTGCGGCGGCCGCTGGGTCGGCGGCGAGACCGGGTACGCCGACAACGTGGTGGTCTACGCGTCGCTGGTCACGGCCCGCAACGCGTGA